One stretch of Pomacea canaliculata isolate SZHN2017 linkage group LG11, ASM307304v1, whole genome shotgun sequence DNA includes these proteins:
- the LOC112575688 gene encoding arylsulfatase I-like, translating into MLKIPQTWLLTAIVFCHVIACQGNTSKQPHIIFILADDLAINDVSFRNPEVRTPTIDRLASEGVLLDYMYAQPSCSMSRAALLTGRYPHTMGIGKVFVNQDNRSIPVDIKLLPQYLKDQGYKTHMIGKWHGGMCDRIMTPTRRGFDTFSGCLYGNNEHYLDFLDAPFDFWSNETLDHSVAGEYDTEVLTQRTVDVIVNHKENGLQQPLFIYLAYKAVHSPLQAPDIYKQRCQHIQDTLLQERCAMLVAVDDGVKNITDTLEREGYLDEPLLLIFMSDNGGATPYG; encoded by the exons ATGTTGAAGATACCACAGACCTGGCTGCTGACAGCAATCGTCTTCTGTCATGTCATCGCTTGTCAAGGGAATACATCGAAACAACCGCACATCATCTTCATCCTAGCCGACGACCTTGCAATCAATGATGTGAGTTTCCGTAACCCCGAGGTTCGAACCCCAACCATCGACAGGCTGGCGTCAGAGGGCGTTCTGCTCGACTACATGTACGCTCAGCCATCTTGCTCCATGTCGCGGGCGGCGCTGCTGACTGGACGCTACCCTCACACCATGGGCATCGGAAAGGTCTTTGTTAATCAGGACAACAG GTCAATACCTGTGGATATCAAGTTGCTACCTCAGTATCTTAAAGACCAAGGGTACAAGACTCACATGATTGGCAAGTGGCACGGAGGTATGTGTGACCGGATCATGACACCAACCAGGCGAGGCTTTGACACCTTCTCTGGATGTCTCTATGGCAACAACGAACATTACTTGGACTTCCTCGATGCACCTTTTGACTTTTG GTCCAATGAAACACTAGACCATTCAGTGGCAGGTGAGTATGACACAGAAGTTCTCACACAGAGGACAGTCGATGTCATCGTCAACCACAAAGAGAACGGCTTACAACAACCACTCTTCATCTACTTGGCTTATAAGGCCGTGCACAGCCCTTTACAG GCTCCAGACATCTACAAGCAGAGGTGTCAACATATCCAGGACACGCTGCTACAAGAGCGTTGCGCTATGCTGGTTGCTGTTGACGACGGCGTAAAAAACATCACCGACACGTTAGAGCGCGAGGGCTACCTGGATGAACCTCTGCTTCTCATTTTTATGAGTGATAATGGAGGCGCAACACCATATGGGTGA
- the LOC112575028 gene encoding uncharacterized protein LOC112575028 isoform X1, translating to MEPATLTCDFSVDINKTKTNFNIVHFSDQSKAGVDVLKCVWQHDDLVCDVTSGLEFSRPVTDQLALTIPRANDSHAGKYSCQLQRATNNASFCEFIIDSESNSSLSVVVGVLIPLSILVLIAVGVLLYRRHRVRKIHENFSSHEEVLLMLPIQATDQTTERLQESLSVSIQTMYPDILTASYFVPSVYLNRNTYENDEVAGEKVVVMEAKSDETLRHDHAIQHVLNCLRHLADRDQQAMFVLSQFTCDDYLASVDEQFAHHKLPMPSDLTRRDKDYENFDVLVVHRQYGVVVVVVKASVCTADMGVEIRDNERVVQDLREAVKQLDGAERMLKHLMADVKPDIAIRKTLMLPNLSLKSLSEILAKHQDVAKALRHCTGLTDLSDMSGECLCADQLHGDNMVDQLQKWLGVHHTSLADYSLSENTYQTILSRFCGAASRPYLTLPDGRRVCTPSSLQQAVSLTGELFNGAIIHPEHQQLVTEAPPRVFLSGPPGSGKTTSLVLMGRKWLSEGHKVCVLSTWRENRTSSKLLHDILKEFSERMDTSHAPKDPQVFPPPIKVETKNTKKDIVIFEEVDFEKKEMKKIIKKVKDLAASGGLFILVDDAGPYREDQPLFKSFCEQLVAVNPKLHLWAASCLTHETPNGWDVKHFQRTVSCPPAILREKNVLMLAQKNGCKSLVKWDPDNIGVAPTEGLPVKYVYHHGQDVQGHRHCYPFACEKCCQDVITLLKASGLETDARDIGDNRQTASTSTTSSANWESASTPRLYPTDVLLLVEHEDLKNIINTNFCKILKRSGFSVQVGKSVESDFSSQIVGHHLWISNATHFRGLKRKVVVYVEGRGQSNVPQEWIRLRGVTSCTSQLIWVKDAASFHPEA from the exons ATGGAGCCGGCGACATTAACCTGCGACTTTAGTGTCGACAtcaacaaaacgaaaacaaactttaacatCGTCCACTTCAGTGATCAGAGTAAAGCAG GTGTTGATGTGTTGAAGTGTGTCTGGCAACACGACGACCtggtttgtgacgtcacatcggGTTTAGAGTTCAGCCGCCCGGTGACTGACCAACTCGCCCTCACAATTCCACGGGCAAACGACAGCCACGCTGGAAAATATTCGTGCCAGCTACAGAGAGCTACCAATAATGCCTCATTCTGTGAATTTATTATAG ACTCAGAAAGTAACAGCAGCTTGTCTGTGGTTGTTGGTGTGCTCATCCCACTATCTATTTTGGTGCTGATCGCGGTGGGTGTCCTACTGTACCGCAGACATCGAGTCAGAAA AATACATGAAAACTTTTCATCTCATGAAGAAGTCCTGCTAATGCTACCTATCCAA GCTACCGATCAGACTACAGAAAGATTGCAGGAAAGTCTATCAGTCAGCATCCAGACCATGTACCCAGATATTCTCACCGCCTCCTATTTCGTGCCTTCAGTCTACTTAAACAGAAACACATATGAAAACGATGAGGTGGCGGGTGAGAAGGTTGTTGTCATGGAAGCTAAATCAGACGAAACACTGAGGCACGACCACGCCATCCAGCACGTCCTCAACTGTCTGCGCCACCTGGCGGACAGAGACCAGCAGGCCATGTTTGTCCTCTCACAGTTCACCTGTGACGACTACCTGGCTAGTGTTGACGAGCAGTTTGCCCACCACAAGCTGCcgatgccctctgacctcacaCGTCGTGACAAGGACTATGAGAACTTTGATGTACTCGTCGTCCACCGACAGTACGGTgtcgtggttgtggtggtgaagGCGTCTGTGTGTACAGCAGACATGGGGGTAGAGATAAGAGACAATGAGAGGGTTGTACAGGATTTACGTGAAGCTGTCAAACAGTTGGATGGAGCGGAGCGAATGTTGAAGCATCTCATGGCGGATGTGAAGCCTGATATTGCAATACGTAAAACATTGATGTTACCGAACCTCTCTCTAAAATCCTTGTCAGAAATACTGGCAAAACATCAAGACGTAGCGAAG GCTTTACGACACTGCACTGGGCTGACAGACTTGTCTGACATGTCTGGGGAGTGTTTATGTGCTGATCAGCTCCACGGTGACAACATGGTCGACCAGCTACAGAAATGGCTTGGGGTTCATCACACTTCGTTGGCTGATTATAGCCTCAGTGAAAACACTTACCAGACGATTTTGTCCAG attCTGTGGTGCCGCCAGCAGACCGTACCTGACGCTGCCTGACGGTCGTCGTGTGTGTACACCAAGCTCACTGCAACAGGCCGTCAGTCTCACAGGCGAACTCTTCAACGGCGCCATCATCCACCCTGAACATCAGCAACTTGTGACTGAAGCGCCACCTCGTGTCTTTCTGTCCGGACCGCCAGGGTCAGGCAAAACCACTTCACTGGTGCTGATGGGGAGAAAGTGGCTGTCAGAGGGCCACAAGGTCTGTGTGCTCAGTACGTGGAGGGAGAATCGAACATCATCAAAGTTGTTGCATGACATACTGAAAGAATTTTCAGAAAGAATGGACACGTCACACGCACCAAAAGACCCTCAAGTGTTTCCGCCACCGATCAAAGTGGagactaaaaatacaaaaaaagacatcgtGATATTTGAGGAAGTGGACTTTGAgaaaaaggagatgaaaaagATCATCAAGAAAGTAAAAGATCTCGCAGCTTCAGGAGGCTTGTTCATACTTGTTGATGATGCAGGCCCTTATAG AGAAGATCAACCACTGTTTAAGTCCTTTTGCGAGCAACTAGTTGCTGTCAATCCGAAATTGCATCTTTGGGCGGCCAGCTGCCTTACTCACGAAACTCCGAACGGTTGGGatgtgaaacattttcaaaggaCTGTTTCCTGTCCACCTGCAATACTTCGAGAAAAGAATGTGTTGATGTTAGCGCAGAAGAACGGATGCAAAAGTCTTGTCAAGTGGGATCCCGACAACATAGGTGTGGCCCCTACAGAGGGCCTGCCAGTCAAGTATGTCTATCACCATGGACAAGATGTACAAGGTCACCGCCATTGTTATCCATTTGCTTGTGAAAAGTGCTGTCAGGACGTCATCACCTTATTGAAAGCTTCTGGTTTGGAAACAGATG CAAGAGACATCGGTGACAACCGTCAGACCGCCTCTACGTCCACAACGAGCTCTGCAAACTGGGAAAGTGCCTCGACACCGAGACTTTACCCGACTGACGTGCTGTTATTGGTTGAGCATGAAGatcttaaaaacattattaatacaaatttttgtaaaattcttaAAAGGTCTGGCTTTAGCGTACAAGTAGGGAAAAGTGTAGAGAGTGATTTTTCGTCTCAAATCGTCGGCCATCATTTGTGGATTTCAAATGCAACACATTTTCGGGGccttaaaagaaaagttgtggTTTATGTGGAGGGACGAGGACAGTCAAATGTACCGCAAGAGTGGATCAGACTTCGAGGTGTCACCAGCTGTACATCTCAGCTCATCTGGGTTAAGGACGCAGCATCGTTTCATCCAGAAGCATAG
- the LOC112575028 gene encoding uncharacterized protein LOC112575028 isoform X2 yields the protein MEPATLTCDFSVDINKTKTNFNIVHFSDQSKAGVDVLKCVWQHDDLVCDVTSGLEFSRPVTDQLALTIPRANDSHAGKYSCQLQRATNNASFCEFIIDSESNSSLSVVVGVLIPLSILVLIAVGVLLYRRHRVRKIHENFSSHEEVLLMLPIQATDQTTERLQESLSVSIQTMYPDILTASYFVPSVYLNRNTYENDEVAGEKVVVMEAKSDETLRHDHAIQHVLNCLRHLADRDQQAMFVLSQFTCDDYLASVDEQFAHHKLPMPSDLTRRDKDYENFDVLVVHRQYGVVVVVVKASVCTADMGVEIRDNERVVQDLREAVKQLDGAERMLKHLMADVKPDIAIRKTLMLPNLSLKSLSEILAKHQDVAKALRHCTGLTDLSDMSGECLCADQLHGDNMVDQLQKWLGVHHTSLADYSLSENTYQTILSRFCGAASRPYLTLPDGRRVCTPSSLQQAVSLTGELFNGAIIHPEHQQLVTEAPPRVFLSGPPGSGKTTSLVLMGRKWLSEGHKVCVLSTWRENRTSSKLLHDILKEFSERMDTSHAPKDPQVFPPPIKVETKNTKKDIVIFEEVDFEKKEMKKIIKKVKDLAASGGLFILVDDAGPYSEIVSCGRWTHLTLSDRFNPSSLHKFLKC from the exons ATGGAGCCGGCGACATTAACCTGCGACTTTAGTGTCGACAtcaacaaaacgaaaacaaactttaacatCGTCCACTTCAGTGATCAGAGTAAAGCAG GTGTTGATGTGTTGAAGTGTGTCTGGCAACACGACGACCtggtttgtgacgtcacatcggGTTTAGAGTTCAGCCGCCCGGTGACTGACCAACTCGCCCTCACAATTCCACGGGCAAACGACAGCCACGCTGGAAAATATTCGTGCCAGCTACAGAGAGCTACCAATAATGCCTCATTCTGTGAATTTATTATAG ACTCAGAAAGTAACAGCAGCTTGTCTGTGGTTGTTGGTGTGCTCATCCCACTATCTATTTTGGTGCTGATCGCGGTGGGTGTCCTACTGTACCGCAGACATCGAGTCAGAAA AATACATGAAAACTTTTCATCTCATGAAGAAGTCCTGCTAATGCTACCTATCCAA GCTACCGATCAGACTACAGAAAGATTGCAGGAAAGTCTATCAGTCAGCATCCAGACCATGTACCCAGATATTCTCACCGCCTCCTATTTCGTGCCTTCAGTCTACTTAAACAGAAACACATATGAAAACGATGAGGTGGCGGGTGAGAAGGTTGTTGTCATGGAAGCTAAATCAGACGAAACACTGAGGCACGACCACGCCATCCAGCACGTCCTCAACTGTCTGCGCCACCTGGCGGACAGAGACCAGCAGGCCATGTTTGTCCTCTCACAGTTCACCTGTGACGACTACCTGGCTAGTGTTGACGAGCAGTTTGCCCACCACAAGCTGCcgatgccctctgacctcacaCGTCGTGACAAGGACTATGAGAACTTTGATGTACTCGTCGTCCACCGACAGTACGGTgtcgtggttgtggtggtgaagGCGTCTGTGTGTACAGCAGACATGGGGGTAGAGATAAGAGACAATGAGAGGGTTGTACAGGATTTACGTGAAGCTGTCAAACAGTTGGATGGAGCGGAGCGAATGTTGAAGCATCTCATGGCGGATGTGAAGCCTGATATTGCAATACGTAAAACATTGATGTTACCGAACCTCTCTCTAAAATCCTTGTCAGAAATACTGGCAAAACATCAAGACGTAGCGAAG GCTTTACGACACTGCACTGGGCTGACAGACTTGTCTGACATGTCTGGGGAGTGTTTATGTGCTGATCAGCTCCACGGTGACAACATGGTCGACCAGCTACAGAAATGGCTTGGGGTTCATCACACTTCGTTGGCTGATTATAGCCTCAGTGAAAACACTTACCAGACGATTTTGTCCAG attCTGTGGTGCCGCCAGCAGACCGTACCTGACGCTGCCTGACGGTCGTCGTGTGTGTACACCAAGCTCACTGCAACAGGCCGTCAGTCTCACAGGCGAACTCTTCAACGGCGCCATCATCCACCCTGAACATCAGCAACTTGTGACTGAAGCGCCACCTCGTGTCTTTCTGTCCGGACCGCCAGGGTCAGGCAAAACCACTTCACTGGTGCTGATGGGGAGAAAGTGGCTGTCAGAGGGCCACAAGGTCTGTGTGCTCAGTACGTGGAGGGAGAATCGAACATCATCAAAGTTGTTGCATGACATACTGAAAGAATTTTCAGAAAGAATGGACACGTCACACGCACCAAAAGACCCTCAAGTGTTTCCGCCACCGATCAAAGTGGagactaaaaatacaaaaaaagacatcgtGATATTTGAGGAAGTGGACTTTGAgaaaaaggagatgaaaaagATCATCAAGAAAGTAAAAGATCTCGCAGCTTCAGGAGGCTTGTTCATACTTGTTGATGATGCAGGCCCTTATAG TGAAATCGTTTCCTGCGGCCGCTGGACACACTTGACTCTCTCTGACCGCTTCAATCCATCTTCCTTACATAAGTTTCTCAAATGCTAG
- the LOC112575032 gene encoding arylsulfatase B-like, producing MSIKSSKPSKRDRLVHQLWEEQAGVRLGKFKLVYYKGGRCYGWLNPPPGVITDLPEELPDCTGYMLFDLDADPNEATDLSKDPRFAEDLKEVKRFYKSELKRRVPPQIPILNPNMPAFSADWEPGWCASG from the exons ATGTCCATAAA GTCCAGCAAACCCAGCAAGCGAGACAGACTGGTGCATCAGTTGTGGGAGGAACAAGCAGGTGTCAGGTTGGGCAAATTCAAACTTGTTTATTATAAAGGTGGTCGATGTTACGGTTGGCTCAATCCTCCTCCTGGAGTTATTACTGATTTACCCGAGGAACTGCCTGACTGCACAGGGTACATGCTGTTCGACTTGGATGCCGACCCAAACGAAGCGACCGACCTGTCTAAGGACCCGAGGTTCGCGGAGGACCTGAAGGAGGTGAAACGCTTTTACAAGAGCGAACTGAAGAGAAGAGTCCCGCCTCAGATCCCCATCCTCAACCCCAACATGCCCGCCTTTAGTGCAGACTGGGAACCCGGGTGGTGTGCATCAGGATAA